GGACAGCGGTGTCGATGATGTCCCGGCCCCCGGTGTCGACCATGACCTCCGTGGGGCCGAAGGCGACGAAGTCCCGCGTGCGGGAGGCCAGGATGCGGCTGTAGCTCTCGCTCGCGTGCTCGACGTCGTCCTCGGGGAACAGGCGGGAGGACCAGAACACGACGTGCTCGCCCGTCGCGGGGTCCGTGGTGACCTCCGGTGCCCACGCCATGCCCGCCGTCGGGGGCGCCACCTCGACCAGGCGCGGCCCCTCCCACGTGAGCAGGTCCTCGGAGTCCCACAGCACGAGCGACCGGCTGCCGTGCCGGCGCCACTCCTCCCACCGCAGCCCCCCGCCGTCCCACACGCGCAGGTCCGTCGCGAGGAGGTGGAACCGGCCGTCGTCGTCGCGGACGATCGCCGGGTCGCGCACGCCCGTGGTGCCCAGCCGGGACTCCAGGACGGGCCCGCCGCCCCACAACGGGTCCCAGCGCAACGGGGAGTCGTCCTGGCTCAGCGAGAAGTGGATCTTCTCGGCGTGGCCGTCCGGGTCCTCCCGGAAGTGCGCCAGCAGCCAGCCGAACTCCTCGCGGTCGTCCCCACGGTCTGTCCCGGTGTCACCCACGGGCCCCACCCTGTCAGCCCCTGGTCGTGTCGCGAGCCCAGTCCGGCACCGCCGTCAGCGCGGCCAGCTGCTCCCGCCGGCGCAGCAACCCGGCCGTCGCGGGGGCGGCCAGCACGGCGGCGGCCAGCACCAGCCCGAGGCGCACCGGCAGCGGCCACGGCCCGCGGTCCACCGACGTCGAGGTCGTCGTCACCGCCCGGGTCAGGAGCGCGCCCGCCAGGGTGAGGTCGCCCGCGGGGTGGTGGCCGCGGGCCGTCGGGACCCGCAGGTAGGGCGACGTCGCACCCGTGCGCAGGTCCGTGCGGACGACGGTGAGGTCGCCCCCGTCGACACCGTCCGCGCCCGAGGGGACCGACTGGTGGACGAGCTCGCCGGCTCCGGTCCAGCCCAGCACGTCCCGGCCCGGGACCGCACCCGGCACGCCCCGGCCCGCCTGAGCGGCGACGAACTCGATGCGCGCCGACGGTGTGCCGCCACCGGCCTCGAACGCCAGCAGCGTGCCGTCCGGCGACCACGCCGGCCCGTCGGCGAGGACCGCACCCGCCGGGGCCGCCAGCTCGGTGCCCGGCACCGCGCCGTCCTGGGAACCGGCGGTGAACGGGTCGACGACGTGCACGACGGTCGCACCCGGTTCCTGGTAGGCGAGCCGGGACCCGTCGGGGCTGAAGGCCGCCGCCACGACGCGTTCGGCCCCGGGGACCGCGACGGCCCGGTCCGAGCGGGTGTCCAGGACGAACAGCTGGCCGGAGGTGCCCCCGGTGGGTGCGGCGCCGGCCTCCGAGGCGGAGGCGGGCGCCTCGGTCCCGAGGTAGGCGAGGCGGGCACCGTCGGGGCTCCACGACACCGGGACGACCACCGGGACGCGGGGGACGACGTGCACGCGGGTGTCGCCGGAGGCCAGGTCGACGAGCGCGAGGGTGGAGCTGGCGCCGACCGGGCGGACGAGGGCCGCACCGGCGTCCGCGGCGGACGAGGAGGGGGCCACCACGACCCGTCCGGGCGGCAGGGTCGTCGCGGCGGACTCGGTCGTCGAGGCGCGGGCGGGGTCCGTCCCGGACGGACCGTCCCCGAGCGCCACGGTGCGCCCGTCGGGGGACACCACCGCGGCCGCCGGGACCTGCGAGCTCCCGCGGTCGGCCGCCTGCGTCAGCCGCCGCGCGCTGGTCCCGTCCGCCCCGAGGACGAGGGTCTGCGTGGTGCCCGTGACGCCGCCGGCCGCGTCCTGCCGGTAGACCGCGAGCGCGGCCCCGACCGGGTTCGTCGCCACCTGAGCCGTCAACGCGCTGTAGCCGGGGAACTGCGCGGGGACCACCGACCGGGACGGGGGACGTCGCTGGCCGGGCAGCGCGGCGACGGCGAGGACGGCGAGGGTGCCCAGGACGAGCACGCAGAGCGCGACGAGGAGGGGCAGGCGGCGCGAGCTCATGCCCCAGCTTCACCCGACCGGACGCCGGGAGCCACTCCTCCGGCGTGGCCGTGCCGGAACCCCCGCCGCGCGGCGGGGACCGCCCTCGGGCACGGTGGGCGGGTGCCCGAGGGCGACACCGTGTTCCTGCTCGCCCGCCGCCTCCACGCCCGGCTGGCGGGGCGTCCCGTGCACCGCAGCGACCTGCGGGTGCCGCGCTTCGCGACGGCGGACCTGTCGGGGACGCACCTGGTGGAGGTCGTCTCGCGGGGCAAGCACCTGCTGACGCGTCTGGTGCCCGGGGACGGTGCGGTGGTCACCGAGCCGACGACCCTGCACACCCACCTGCGGATGGACGGCGAGTGGACGGTCCTGGGCCCGGGCAAGCGGCTGCCGGCACGCCTGCAGCCGGACGTCCGCGTCGTGCTCGAGACGGACGGGCCGACGGCGGTGGCGCTGCGGATGCCCGTCGTCGAGCTCGTCCCCACGGCCCTCGAGCACACCGTCGTCGGGCACCTCGGCCCGGACCTCCTCGGGGCGGACCTCACCGTCGACGAGCGCGTCGAGCGGTCCGTGGCGAACCTCGCGCTGCGGCCCGAGCGGAGGATCAAGGCCGCGCTCCTCGACCAGCGCAACCTGGCGGGGATCGGCAACCTCTGGGCCGACGAGCTCTGCTTCCTGCGCGGACGGTCCCCGTGGGCGCCGGTCGGGGACGTCGACCTGCCACCGCTGGTTCGCCTGGCCGTGAAGATGCTGACGTTCTCCGTGGGGCCCTCCCGGGCCCCGCAGGTCACGACGGGCGACACCCGCCCCGGCCGGCAGCACTGGGTCTCCGGCCGCGCCGGGAAACCCTGCCTGCGGTGCGGGACGACGGTGCTCGTCGAGGCCGAGGTGCCCGGGGACCCCGAACGCCGGCGCACGTGGTGGTGCCCGCACTGCCAGCCCGGGTGACGAACGTGAACGGACGGTGTCCCGCGCACCGTGGCCGACCGGTGCAGGTGAACACTCGATGACCGTTCCCCGCCCCGGGGCGCGAGTGGCCGGAGGGCCCCCGGACGCGAACTACTGTTCCTGACGTCCAGCCCGCTCCCGACCTGGGAGGAGGTCGCGTTGACGACCCTCCACCAGGTTCCCGCACCGCGCACCCGGAAACTCCCGTGGCGGTCGTGGGGAACCTTCCTGCTGCTCGCCGGGCCCAACGTCGCGCTCCTCGTCGTGTTCGTCTACAAGCCCCTCGTGCAGAACGTCCAGTACTCGCTGCTGCACTGGAACCTCGGTTCCGACACCGCGACGTACGTCGGGCTGCAGAACTACGTGAACTACTTCACGAACCCGAAGACCCCGACGGTCCTGCTGACGACCCTCGTCTTCGCGGTCGTCACGGTCGGCGGCTGCATGGCGCTCGGCCTCGCGCTGGCGCGCCTGCTCGACCGGAACCTGCGCGGCCGCACGTTCGTCCGCGCCGCCGTCTTCGCGCCGTACGTCCTGTCGGGCGTCGCGGTCGGCATGTGCTGGCTGTTCGTCTTCGACCCGCAGTACGGCCTGGTCTCCGGCCTGCTGCGCGCCGTCGGGATCGGTTCGCCGAACTGGTACAACGACCCCGACTGGGCCCTGGCGATGGTCTGCGTCGTCTACCTGTGGAAGTACGTCGGGTACGTCGCGATCATCTACCTGGCCGCGCTGCAGTCGGTGCCGCACGACATCCTCGAGGCCGCGCAGATCGACGGTGCCTCGCCCCTGCGGACGTTCTGGTCCATCGTCTTCCCGCTGCTGTCCCCGACGACGTTCTTCCTCGGCGTCACGGTGTTCATCGAGTCCAACGCCGGCGGGTCCTTCGACATCATCCGCGCCATGACCAAGGGCGGGCCGCTGGAGGGCACGACGACGATGGTCTACCAGGTCTACCAGGAGGCCTTCGTCGACGGTTCCGCCGGCTACGCCTCGGCGATCGCGACCCTGCTGTTCCTCGCCCTGCTCGTCGTGACGGTCGTCCAGATGGTCGTCGTGGAACGGAAGGTGCACTACCGGTGAGCGTCCAGGAGAAGGCCACCTCCGGCTCCGGCCGGATCCCGGCCCCGCGGTCCGGGGACGGCGGACCCGCGCGTCCCCGTCGGCGCCGCGTCGACGTCCTCGGGTACGCCGGCCTCGTCGTGGCGGGCCTCGTCATGGTCGTCCCGATGCTCTGGATGCTGCTCGCGTCCTTCAAGCAGCGCAACGAGATCTACACGATCCCGTCGCAGTGGCTGCCGCACGCGCTGCAGTGGCAGAACTACGCCGACGTGTTCGCGACGGTCCCGTTCGCGCACTTCCTGCTCAACAGCGTCATCACGACCGTGGCGGGCGCCGGGCTGAAGGTCGTCCTGGGGCTCATGTGCGCCTACGCGCTGGTGTTCGTCGAGTTCCCCGCCAAGCGCCTCGTCTTCCTCGTCGTCCTCGCGGCCCTCATGGTGCCGCCGCAGGTGACGCTCATCCCGAACTACACGCTCATCGCGCAGATCGGCTGGCTGAACTCCTACCAGGGGATCGTGCTCCCCGGGCTGGCCAGCTCGCTCGGCACGTTCCTGTTCCGCCAGCACTTCCAGACGCTGCCCGCCTCCGTCCTGGAGGCGGCGACGCTCGACGGTGCCGGGCACTGGCGACGGCTGTGGCAGTTCGTCGTACCGCTCTCGGCGCCGACCGTCTCGGCCGTCGCGCTCGTCTCGGTCGTGGGGGAGTGGAACCAGTACCTGTGGCCGCTGCTCGTCACCGACCGGTCCGAGATGATGACCCTGCCGGTGGGTCTGACCCTGCTGCAGAACAACGACGGCATCACCAACTGGGGCGTCCTCATGGCCGGCACCGTGCTGGTCATGCTGCCGATCCTGCTCGTCTTCCTCTTCTTCCAGCGCCGGCTCGTGGCGGGTCTCGCCGCGGGTGCGCTCGCCAACTGACCCTCCCCTCCCTCCGACACCGTTCCAGGAGAACCCCGTGAACAGCTCCTCCCTCGTCATGCCCCGGCGCGGCGTGCTCGGCCTCGCCGGCCTCGGTGCGGCCGGACTCGGCCTCGCGGCCTGCTCGGGCCCGTCCACCGCGTCCTCCTCCGGCGGGACCGTCAGCGCCTCCTCGACCGACTGGTCCAAGGTCACCCCGGCCGACTCCGTGACCGTCTGGACCAACCACCCCGGCTCGTCCCAGGCCGTCGAGGCCGAGTTCCTGAACCGCTGGAACAAGGACAACTCCGACATCAAGGTCGAGTTCGTCACGGCCGGTTCGAACTACGACGAGATCTCCCAGAAGTTCCAGGCCGCCCTCACCGGGTCGGACCTGCCCGACCTGGTCCTGCTGAGCGACGTCTGGTGGTTCCGATACGCCCTCAACGGCCAGCTCGCCCCCCTGCAGGACCTGCTGCCGGCCGCCGGGATCACGACATCGAACTACCAGAAGGGCCTGTACGCCGACTACCAGTACGAGGGCTCGCAGTGGGCGGTGCCGTACTGCCGCTCGACGCCGGTCTTCTACTACAACAAGGCCCACTGGGCCAAGGCCGGTCTGCCCGACCGCGGTCCGCAGACCTGGTCGGAGTTCGAGGAGTGGCTGCCGAAGCTGCAGGCCGCCGGCACGGGGGCGCAGGCCCCCTACGGCCTCGGGAAGGGCACGGGCAACGCCTCCTGGATCTTCCAGAACATGATCTGGGGCATGGGCGGCGCGCTGTCGGACGAGTGGACCATGACGGTCGACAGCGACAAGGTGCTCGCGGCGAGCGACTACCTGCGGTCGTACATCACCAAGGGGTACGCGGCGGTCTCCTCCTCCGACCAGGCCTCCGACTTCGGGGCGGGCCTGTACTCCTCCGTCATCGGGTCCACCGGGTCGCTCTCCGGGATCCTCAAGGCGGCGAACTTCGAGGTCGGCAACGCCTTCCTGCCCGGTGGCTCCGCCGGCCAGTTCACCCCCACGGGTGGCGCCGGGTTCGCGATCCCGGTCAAGCGCACGCCCGAGCAGCAGCTCGCCGCGGCGAGGTTCCTGGCCTTCCTGGCCGAGGACGACAACACGGCCTACTTCTCCCAGAACACCGGGTACATGCCGGTCACGACGGGGGCCGTGAACTCCTCGACGATGCAGCAGGTGTACGCGCAGACCCCGCTGTTCAAGACGGCCGTCGACCAGCTGTCCAAGACCCGCACCCAGGACTACGCCCGCGTCTTCGTCCCGGGCGGGGACCAGTCCACCGTCACGGCGTGGGAGAAGGTCATGCTCCAGGGCGCCGCCTCGAAGGACGCGTGGGGCACCGCGCAGGGCGAGGTCGAGCAGTCCTACACGTCCGACGTGAAGCCGCTGCTGAAGTCCTGACACCCGTTGCCCACGTCCGTCGACACCCCAGGGGAGATGCTGGTCCCGTGAACCGACCGCCCGCCCGTCCGCCCGCCCGGCCGCTGGTCATCGCGCACCGGGGGAGCTCGGCGCACGCCCCCGAGAACACCCTCGCCGCCTTCGAGGTGGCGCTGCGCGCAGGTGCCGACCTGCTCGAGCTCGACGTGCGGCTCGACGGGGACGGGGTCCCCGTCGTCCTGCACGACGAGACCCTCGACCGGACCACGGACTCCTCCGGTGCCGTGGCGGAGCTGCCCAGTTCCGTCGTCCGGGCGGCGGACGCCGGTTCCTGGTTCTCGCCGGCCTTCGCGGGTCAGCGGGTCCCGACGCTGCGCGAGGTCGTCGACCTGGTGGCGCTGCACGGGTCCGGCGGGCTCCTCGTGGAGTTCAAGGGGACGTGGGCCCCGGCGGCGGTCGCGGGAGCGGTCGCGACGCTGCGGACGGCCGGGGTGGCCGACCGCAGCGTCGTGCAGAGCTTCGAGGTGGAGACCGTCCGGGCGCTGCGGGACGTGGCCCCGGACGTGCGCCGGGCGCTGCTGGTCCTGCACCCCGGCCCGCCCGCGGCGGCCGACGGGCTGGAGCCGTCGCTGCGGGACCTGGCGCACGACCCGTTCACCGCGCTGTCGACCCCGGCGGGGCAGGCGCGCGTGCAGGCCGAGCGGGCCGTCGCCGACCTCGGCGTCATGGCGGTCAACCCGTACGTCGCGACGCTGGTCGCCAGCCCGCACGTCGTCGCCGAGCACCACGCCGCCGGGGTGGCGACGTACCCGTGGACGGTGGACGAACCCCGCCTCTGGGCGGACCTGCTGCGCCACCGCGTCGACGGGATCATCACCGACGACCCGGGCCGGCTCCGCGGTTTCCTCGACGCGCGCGAGGTCCGCGCATCGCAGGACGAGGCCCTCGAGGACCGTCAGGAGCTGACCCTGGCCGCCACGCGGCAGGGCGCCCCGGCCACCAGGCTCACCCCCGCGTGAGTCCGTCCGGTCCCCCCGCGGAGCGCTTCGCGGGGGACCGGTGGCGGAACCGTGCAGGTCGGTGCGGCCGGGTCCGGTCGCGGTCGCAGGACGGGACGATCGGGCGCGTGAGGTTCCGTGCACTCCCCGCGCTCCCGGCCCTGCTCGCCGCCACCGTCCTCGTCGCCGGCTGCTCCGGCACGGCCCCGGACCACCGCACCATGCCGCCCGGGGCGGGCGGGTCCTCCGCGACCGCCGCGGGTGGCCCGGCGTCCCCGTCGTCGCAGACCCCCACGGCCACCCGCACGCACACCCCGGACGGGCAGCAGTTCGTCACCAAGAACTTCGGCGCGGAGAACGTGCTGGAGACGACGCTGCAGGGCGCGGCGTCGGGCGTGACGATGAAGGTCTGGGTCTGGACCCCGCCGCAGTACGACGACCCCGCCTACGTGCACAAGGACTTCCCGGTGCTGTTCCTGTACCCCGGGGGCGACGGCGCCACGTACAACAACTGGACCGACCGGTCCTACTCGGCACAGGAGGTCGTGGACTCCGGCTCCCGCGACGGCTCGGTCCTGCCCTTCGTGTTCGTCATGCCGGAGATGCAGGTCTCGAAGGACGTCGACACGGAGTGCACCGACATCCCGGGGCAGCCGAAGGTCGGCACGTTCCTCGACACCGACGTCCCGGCGATGGTGCAGCACGACTTCCGGGTGCTGCCGCCGGGCAAGGGCTGGGGCACCGCGGGCGCGTCGTCCGGGGCCTACTGCGCGGCCGCGATCGCGCTGCGCAAACCCGGGGAGTACGGGGCGGTGGTGAGCATCGCGGGGTACTTCGACATGGAGACCAAGCTCCCCCACAAGGACGCGGCGACGCTCGCGCAGTACCCCACCGCCCTCGCGCCGACGTTCCCCGGCACCCTGGCCTGGCTCCTCGTCGCGGGGACCGACAGCCCCGAGGACGTCACGCAGGCGCAGCGGTTCTCGGGCCTGGTGAAGTCCCCCTCGACGGCCCAGGTCTCCCTGCAGGACGGGGGGAAGCACCTGACGACGTCGTTCAAGGCGGCGATGCCGGAGGTGTTCGCCTTCTTCAGCAAGCACCTCAGCGGGCCCCGGCCGCAGTGACGCCGGGGCCCGCTCGGGAGTTCCTCAGCTCGCCTCGAGGGGGGACGGCTCGGAGAACGTGAGCCGGCCGTCCTCGACGCGGGCCCGCACGACCTGCGAGTAGCCCTCGGCGACGAGCGCGTCGAACAACGGCTGCAGCCGCTTGGCCTGCTTGACCAGGGCCACCCGGGCGCCGCCGGCCTGCAGTTCGCGCTGCTTGCGCAGCAGTTCCCCCGCGTCGACGCCGGCGGGGTGCACGAGGGCCACGGCCGGCGCCGCGTCGGCGGGCAGCGAGACCTCGTCGATGATGCGCTCGAACCCGATCGAGAAACCCGCCGCCGGCACGTCGCGGCCGGTGAACCGACCGACCATGCCGTCGTACCGGCCGCCGCCGGCGATGGAGGAACCCCCACCGGGCAGGGACATCTCGAAGATGGGCCCGGTGTAGTACCCCATGCCGCGCACGAGCGTGACGTCGAACTGCACGTCGAGGTCCGGGGCCGCGACGGCGACGGCCGCCGCGATCTCCTGCAGCCGCTCGATCGACGCGGCGGGAACCGTCTCGGGCAGGGCCCCGTCCCCGAGGCGCGCGACGTCACGCAGGGGCAGCAGGTCCGTCAGCGCCTTCTCCAGCGCGGCGACGGGCTCGTCGCCGAAACCCTTCGAGCGCAGTTCCGCGACGACCCCGTGGAGGCCGACCTTGTCGTTCTTGTCGACGGTGATGAGGACGCTGCCGTGGTCGGACTCGTCGAACCCGCACCCCGTCAGCAACCCCGTGAGCACCCCGCGGTCGTTGAGCCGCAGCGTCGTGCCGGTCAGACCCAGCCGGGTGAGGGCGGTGTGGGTGGCCGTGACGAGCTCGACCTCCGCGAGGCTGCCCGCCTCGCCGAGGATGTCGATGTCGCACTGGACGAACTGGCGGTAACGGCCCTTCTGCGGCCGTTCCGCCCGCCACACCGGCCCGATCTGCAGCGCCTTGAACGGCATCCGCAGGGCACCGGCGTTCGAGGCGACGTACCGGGTGAGGGGGACCGTCAGGTCGAAGCGCAACGCGAGGTCGGCGGCGTCCGCGGGCAGGACGGCCTCGTCGGCGGCCAGACCGCGGCGCAAGACCTTGAAGAGCATCTTCTCGTTCTCGCCGCCCTGCCCCGACTCCATGCGGGACAGGTCCTCCAGCGCCGGCGTCTCGACCTCGTCGAAGCCGAACGAGCGGTAGACCTCGCGGATGACGTGCAGCGCGTGCTCCCGGCGAGCCTTCTCGACCGGCAGGACGTCGCGCATGCCCCGTGCGGGGACCACCTTGGAAGCCATGGGGTCATCGTAGGGCGGCCCCCGTCCTGCGTGGAAAACACTCTTTCCGCCCTCCGGAGGCGCCGTGGAGGGCGGATGTCGTGCTCTGCGCCCTCCCCGGGGTGGGCCGGGGAGGGCAGGGGTCAGCCGCGGGCGACGATCTCCTCGAGGGTCGCGCGGGCGCCGCGGGCGTGCAGGGACGCGAGCGTGGCGGTGTACTCGGCGACGAAGGCCTCGTCGTCAGCGAGGTCGCCGAAGAGCGAACGGTCGGCGATGAAGGCCGTCGGCTCCTCGCGGTTGCGCTGCGCCGTCGCGACGAGCCGCTCCGCGATGCGGTCGGACACCTCGATGCGCTCGCCCTGCTCGTCGACGCCCTCGGCGTAACGGGCCCAGCTCGCCACGACGGCCGTGGCGCGGTGGAACTCCCCTCCGGCGGCGATCTGCTCGCGGATGACGGGCAGCACCCACTTCGGGATGCGGTCCGAGCTCTCGTTGCACAGGCGCGCGACGGTGTCGCGCACCTCGCCGTTGGAGAACCGGTGCACGAGCTCGTGGCGGTAGGCGTCGAGGTCGATCCCCGGGACCGGCGGCAGCGTGGGCGAGCCCTCGCGCTCCATGTAGCCGAGGAGGAAGCGGGCGAACAGCGGGTCCTGCGCGACCTCGTGCACGAGGCGGTAGCCGGCCAGGTACCCGAAGTAGCACAGCGCCTGGTGGCTGGCGTTCAGCAGCCGCAGCTTCATCAGCTCGTACGGTTCGACGTCGTCGACGACCTGCACGCCGGCGTCCTCGTAGGGCGGGCGGCCCAGGCCGAAGTCGTCCTCCAGCACCCACTGCACGAACGGCTCGCAGACGACGGGCCAGGCGTCCTCGACGCCGAACCGGTCGCGGACCTCGGCGCGGTCGTCGTCGGTGGTGCCGGGGGTGATGCGGTCGACCATGCAGTTGGGGAACCGCACGTTCGCGTCGACCCACGCGCCCAGCTCGGCGTCCTTCGCCGTGGCGAAGGCGACGAACACCTTGTGCGCGACGTGCCCGTTGCCCTGGACGTTGTCGCACGACATGACGGTGAACGGCGGCACGCCGCGGTCGCGGCGGCGGCGCAGGGCCTCGGTGACGAGACCGAACGTCGTCCCCGGGACCGCCCCCTCGGCGAGGTCGGCGGCCACCGCGGGCTCGTCGAGGACGAACTCCCCGGTGACGGCGTCGATGTTGTAGCCGCCCTCGGTGACGGTGAGCGAGACGATGCGGATCCGAGGATCGGCCATCGCCTCCACCGCGGCGTCCGGGTCGGCCGGGGCGTGCAGGAAGTCGAGGATGGAGCCGATGACCCGCGGTTCGCGCGAACCGTCGGGGTCCTTCAGGACGAGCGTGTAGAGGCCGTCCTGGGCGTCCATGACCTCCTTCATCCGCGCGTCGTGCGGCAGCACGCCGATCCCGCGGATGCCCCAGTCCAGCGCCTTGCCGTCGTTCATCAGCCGGTCGAGGTACATGGCCTGGTGGGCGCGGTGGAACCCCCCGACGCCGAGGTGCACGATCCCCGGCGTCACCTGCGAGCGGTCGTAGGACGGGACCGGGACGTCCTTGCCGATCTCGGCCAGGTTCTGGGTGTTCAGGGGCACGGGCGGGGTCACGGTCGTCTCCCGGGGCTCGGATCGTCCTGCGTGGTCGGCGGTGCGGGTCACTTGACCGCGCCCATGGACAGACCCTGGACGAGCTTGTCCTGGGCGGCGAATCCGGCCACGAGCACGGGCAGGGAGATCACGGTAGCCGCCGCGCAGAGCTGGGCGAGGAAGAGCCCCTGGCTGGTGACGAAGCCGGTCAGGAAGACGGGCGCGGTCCCGGCGACCGTCGCCGTCAGGGTGCGGGCCAGCAGCAACTCGTTCCAGCTGAAGATGAAGCAGATCAGCGCCGTGGCCGCGACACCCGGCATCGCGACCGGGCGGACGATGGACCACAGCATGCGGATCAGTCCGGCCCCGTCGATCGACGCGGCCTCGAGCATCTCCCCGGGCACCTCGGCCAGGAACGACTGCATCATCCACACGGCGATCGGCAGGTTCATCGAGGTGTACAGCACGATGAGCAGCCAGATGTTGTCCAGCGTCCCCGTCTTCGTCGCGAACAGGTACAGCG
The sequence above is a segment of the Kineococcus endophyticus genome. Coding sequences within it:
- a CDS encoding mannitol dehydrogenase family protein — its product is MTPPVPLNTQNLAEIGKDVPVPSYDRSQVTPGIVHLGVGGFHRAHQAMYLDRLMNDGKALDWGIRGIGVLPHDARMKEVMDAQDGLYTLVLKDPDGSREPRVIGSILDFLHAPADPDAAVEAMADPRIRIVSLTVTEGGYNIDAVTGEFVLDEPAVAADLAEGAVPGTTFGLVTEALRRRRDRGVPPFTVMSCDNVQGNGHVAHKVFVAFATAKDAELGAWVDANVRFPNCMVDRITPGTTDDDRAEVRDRFGVEDAWPVVCEPFVQWVLEDDFGLGRPPYEDAGVQVVDDVEPYELMKLRLLNASHQALCYFGYLAGYRLVHEVAQDPLFARFLLGYMEREGSPTLPPVPGIDLDAYRHELVHRFSNGEVRDTVARLCNESSDRIPKWVLPVIREQIAAGGEFHRATAVVASWARYAEGVDEQGERIEVSDRIAERLVATAQRNREEPTAFIADRSLFGDLADDEAFVAEYTATLASLHARGARATLEEIVARG
- a CDS encoding carbohydrate ABC transporter permease, coding for MSTLSVGGTAPTGATIPGTNVPTSRREQRARSMNRSKPLWTVLAWVVGVLFVLPVLWMVLTSLHSETDAATNPPSIAAALTLDGYRSFLSAQPVAPLLNSAMASVISTVLVLCLAIPAAFALSIRPVQKWTDVMFFFLSTKFMPLVAGLLPLYLFATKTGTLDNIWLLIVLYTSMNLPIAVWMMQSFLAEVPGEMLEAASIDGAGLIRMLWSIVRPVAMPGVAATALICFIFSWNELLLARTLTATVAGTAPVFLTGFVTSQGLFLAQLCAAATVISLPVLVAGFAAQDKLVQGLSMGAVK